The segment TAGACGGTATTGAAGGCATGGAGGTGTCGCGCGTTGAGGTAGAGCGACAGGGAAGTACATATACGATAGATACGCTTAGCGCACTAAAGCAGCAATCAGATGATGAGTTTTATTATATCATCGGTACGGATACGCTGTTTGAAATTACCACTTGGAAAAGATATGAAGAAGTGCTCAAATTAACGGAATTTATTTGTTTTTCACGGCCAGGATATGAAACTGAAAAGATACTTAGGTATCTGGAATTTTTTAGAGAAGAGTATTCAAAGCACATACATATGTCTGAGTATAGAGGGATTGACGTATCGTCGCATGAAATAAGGAAAAGAGTTAAAATGGGCCTTTCTATTAAAGGACTTGTACCAGATGATGTCGAAACTTATATTAGGGAGAATGGACTTTATATTTTATGAAAACAGACATTATCGAAATTTTAAAACAATATGTAGATGATATACGTCTTGCACATTCCACGAGTACGGCACAAACAGCAGTCATGTTAGCTAAACATTACGGAGCAGATGAAGAAAAAGCATATTTAGCAGGATTGCTTCACGACATTGCAAAGTGCCTTTCAAAAGAGCAGTTACTATCGCTATCTAAAAAATATTCCTATGATTTATCCGAGGTAGAAAAGAAAAATACAAAGCTTTTACATGGGCCTGTAGGTGCCATTATATTAGAAAATGAAATTGGCATAAAAGATGAGGAGATATTATCGGCTGTTGGATGTCACACTACAGGTAAACCTAACATGAGCTTACTCGATAAGATAATATATATAGCCGATTTAATAGAACCATTGAGGAAATTTAAAGGGACAGAGGAGATACGCGAAATCGCTTACAAAGATATCGATTTAGCAGTTCATTTAGCATCTAGACGTGTTTTAGAATATATATTAAAAAAGGATTTAGCGATTCATGAGAATACGGTTTTAGTATATAATGAGTTTATTTCAAAGGAGGATATTTAATGAATCAAGAATTTAGCGGGATGGTTATGGATTTTGCAAGAATATTATCTTCAAAACAGGCAGACGACATAGTCTGCATTAACGT is part of the Eubacteriales bacterium genome and harbors:
- the nadD gene encoding nicotinate-nucleotide adenylyltransferase; protein product: MEFTVQIYSFKNCVSANFKRKIGILGGTFNPVHVGHIYMARRAYQEFSLDKVIFIPVGDPPHKRDIEVTDKEHRFTMVEIAVDGIEGMEVSRVEVERQGSTYTIDTLSALKQQSDDEFYYIIGTDTLFEITTWKRYEEVLKLTEFICFSRPGYETEKILRYLEFFREEYSKHIHMSEYRGIDVSSHEIRKRVKMGLSIKGLVPDDVETYIRENGLYIL
- the yqeK gene encoding bis(5'-nucleosyl)-tetraphosphatase (symmetrical) YqeK, translating into MKTDIIEILKQYVDDIRLAHSTSTAQTAVMLAKHYGADEEKAYLAGLLHDIAKCLSKEQLLSLSKKYSYDLSEVEKKNTKLLHGPVGAIILENEIGIKDEEILSAVGCHTTGKPNMSLLDKIIYIADLIEPLRKFKGTEEIREIAYKDIDLAVHLASRRVLEYILKKDLAIHENTVLVYNEFISKEDI